The window GACATGGCTAACTCAAAGCTCATTGTCATGTTTGGCTGCAACATTCTTGAAACCCGCCAGAGCGGCGGCGGCCTTTCTTATGAGCTGTTTGAAGCCAGAAAAAAAGGCAATGCCCGCATCATCATGGTTGATCCCCGGTATTCGGATTCCATGGCCAAGCTGGGGGACGAATGGGTGCCCATCCGCCCCGGTTCTGACGGCGCGCTTATCGCGGCCATTGCCTATGTGCTCATGAACGAAGGGCTGGTTGACCAGCAGTTTGTGGACACGCACTGCCTTGGTTTTGACGAGGAGCACATGCCCGAGGGCGTGCCCGCAGGCAACAGCTACCGCGCGTATATCACGGGCGAAGGCCCGGACAACACGGCGAAAACGCCGCAATGGGCGGAAACCATCACCGGGTATCCGGCGGAAAAAATCATCCGCCTTGCCCGCGAGATCGGCTCCACCAAGCCCTGCTGCGTCATTCAGGGGTGGGGGCCGCAGCGCCACGCCAACGGCGACACTATGTCCCGTTCCATTGCCATGCTTGCCATCCTTACCGGCAACGTGGGCATTGCCGGGGGCGGTTCAGGCAGTGCGGAAAGCGTGAGCCAGATTGGTTTTCCGCGCATGCCCGAAGGCACTAATCCGGTCAAGACGCGCATTTCTTTCTACACCTGGGTCAACGCCATTGACGACTACACTCAGGTGACTGCCAAAAAAATGGGCTTGCGCAACAAGGAAAAGCTGGATCACGGCATCAAGTTTTTGTGGAACAGCTCTGGCAACGCCCTTATCAACCAGCATTCGGACATCAACGGCACTCGCAAGATTCTTGAAGATGAAAGCAAGTGCGAGTGCATTGTGGTGGTGGAAAACCGCATGACGGCTTCGGCAAAATTTGCGGATATCCTCCTGCCTTCCGTGACGCCGCTGGAACAGGACGACATCATCCAGCAAGGCTATCAGGTGGATCAGAGTTCCCTGCTCATTGCCCGCAAGGCCATTGAACCTCTGTTCGAGACCCGCTCGCAGTATGATATCTGCGCGGCCCTGAGCGAAAAAATCGGCAAGCTTCTGGGCCAGCCCGATCTGGCGGCAAAATATACCGAGGGCCGCAGCCAGCTTGACTGGGTGAAGCATCTTTACGCCCAGGCCCGTGCCAAAAAGCCGGAATTGCCCGAATCCTTTGACGAAGCTTCAAAAATCGGACTGTTCAAGTGGTTCCCCATGCCGCAAAAGGTCGCCTTCAAGGATTTTCGCGAAAATCCGGCGAACAATCCGCTCAAGACGCCTTCGGGCAAGATCGAAATATTCTCCAAGCGTCTGTGGGATCTGAACCAGACATGGGAACTGCCCAAGGGTGACGCTATCTACGCCATACCCGTGTATGAAAAAACATGGGAAGGCCCGTGCGATTACGAGGGAATGAAAAAGCATCCCTTCCAGCTTATCGGCCACCATTACAAGGGGCGCGCGCATTCAAGCTATGCCAACATCCCCTGGCTTGAGCAGGTTGCCCCGCAGCAGCTCTGGATGAACGAGGCCGATGCGGCGCAGCGCGGCATCA of the Desulfovibrio sp. genome contains:
- a CDS encoding DMSO/selenate family reductase complex A subunit; its protein translation is MKKYSDSTPPLLAHREVTRREVLKWCTALGGASLLPLGGGLPLGLARAATQPPYGAGEQCFYSGCVVNCGSQCTLRAFVKDGRVTRVETDNSDDGPNNRAIRACLRGRSMRKYTYSPDRIKYPMRRVPGAKRGEGKFERISWDEALDTVAKEWVRVLNTYGPESIHRMYGSGTTSSGMTRRNEFFRLANMLGGHLDEYGTYSTAQISAAIPYLYGINAGNTINDMANSKLIVMFGCNILETRQSGGGLSYELFEARKKGNARIIMVDPRYSDSMAKLGDEWVPIRPGSDGALIAAIAYVLMNEGLVDQQFVDTHCLGFDEEHMPEGVPAGNSYRAYITGEGPDNTAKTPQWAETITGYPAEKIIRLAREIGSTKPCCVIQGWGPQRHANGDTMSRSIAMLAILTGNVGIAGGGSGSAESVSQIGFPRMPEGTNPVKTRISFYTWVNAIDDYTQVTAKKMGLRNKEKLDHGIKFLWNSSGNALINQHSDINGTRKILEDESKCECIVVVENRMTASAKFADILLPSVTPLEQDDIIQQGYQVDQSSLLIARKAIEPLFETRSQYDICAALSEKIGKLLGQPDLAAKYTEGRSQLDWVKHLYAQARAKKPELPESFDEASKIGLFKWFPMPQKVAFKDFRENPANNPLKTPSGKIEIFSKRLWDLNQTWELPKGDAIYAIPVYEKTWEGPCDYEGMKKHPFQLIGHHYKGRAHSSYANIPWLEQVAPQQLWMNEADAAQRGIRHDDVVKVFNDRGAVVVRVKVTPRIMPGVLSLPQGAWYTPDKNGVDQGGCINTLTKTHMTPLAKGNPQHTNLVDVVKI